The Nitratidesulfovibrio sp. SRB-5 genomic sequence GCACAGCAGCAGGTTGAGGCAGGCCAGGAATACGTTGGTGCGGCGCAAATCGCCCAGCCGCCGTTCCACGAGCATGGTGTGCAGCAACGCCGTGGCCGAGAACCACGGGATCAGCGAGGCGTTTTCCACCGGGTCCCACGCCCAGTAGCCGCCCCAGCCCAGTTCCATGTACGCCCACCAGCCGCCCAGCAGTATGCCGGCGGTCAGCAGCACCCACGAGGCGATGTTCCAGTTGTGCGCGACGTCTATCCAGCGCTTGCGCTCTTCGGACATGACGGACGCCAGCGCCAGGCAGGCGGGAATGGCGAAGCCCGCATACCCCGCGAACAGCAGCGGCGGGTGCAGGATCATGCCGATGCTGCGCAGCAGCGGGTTCAGCCCCTGCCCGTCCGGCGGAGGACTGGCGTTGATGACGAACGGGTTGTTGGGTCCGGTGAGCAACAGCAGGAAGAACGCCAGCAGCGGCAGGAAGAACAGCCAGAAGTGGGTGCGCGTGCGGGGTGCAAGGCCTTGGTAGGCGCCGGAAAACATGAACAGCAGCCCGGCAACGGCCATGCACAGCGCCCAGAACAGCAGCGAGCCCGCCTGCCCGGCCCAGAACGCGGTGATGGTATAGAACAGGGGCAGGGTGCTGTCCGTGTACTGGGCCACGTAGGCCAGCGAAAAGTCCCGCCCCAGCAGTGCCCGCAGCAATACGGCAGAGGAGAGGATAACCAGTGACGTTGCGCCAAGGTATGTCCGCTCCAGCCATGGCAGGGCGCGGTCCCTGCCGTGCCATGCCTCCAGGCAGGCTAAACCCGCCGCCAGGACGACGAGAAGCAGGGCGATGAGCATCGCCCCGTTGGCCATGAGATACATCCATCCTCCAATGTCCGGAACAGCCCGGACATGCTGAAGGCGGAACGCGATGCGCCCCGCCGTTTACCGTCGTCCCGCCGTTTACCGTCGTCCCGCAGGTCTGCCGGGCCGTGTGCCATGCCTGATGAGGAACGTTGTCCGCATGCGGATTCCCCTTCCTTCACCCGTCCCTGCCGCACCATGCGGCAGGGGCGGGCGGAAGGCGTGGTGGGAAATCCGAAGGCGGCATGTCCGCAATGCGACCGTCAGCCGCAGCGGGTATGCGGGCCTGAAGGAGGGGCGACGGCATGGTTTCCGTCCGCCGGGGCCTCCAGGACCGTCACGGAAAGGGCCACGCTTGTGCGGTCGTGCGTGGCGTCCGGGTCATGCGCGGCGCCAAGGTCGCCAAGAGTCAGCGCGGCAGCCATGGCCGCGCTGATGGCCATGGCCGCCGCGACGTTTCCGAGGCATTCGATCATCTGTGTTCACGGGGTCCGTCGGCGGGCATTAAAAGGCGCCCTTCAAGGTGTTGTATTCCTCCAGGGTTATTTCCCCACGCGCCAGCCGACGGTTCAGGATGTCCATGGAATCGTTCCGATCCGCCCGGCAGTCTGCGGCACGGCGGCTTCTGGCCACGAAAAGGCATGCCAGGGCCACCAGCGCGATGCCCGCCACGACAAGCGACGAATCAACGTGCAGGTTGTGCCAGAAGGCCCCAGAAAAATGGTGCGGGTATCCGGACATGGGTGTCACCTCCGTCCTGCCTGTTGCAGGGGTGCGTGCCGCGTGCGCACGGCATGGATGTTGCGGACGAGCCACAGGCCCGCCGCCAGCGGCGTCGCCTGCTGGCGGTTTGGCTAAGGCAGGAGTCGTGCCAGCGTGTGCGTTGAATTTTAACATCATGAAATGAAAAAGAATTATGAACAGCCTGCCAGGTGGCCGCAGTTCAGCCGCCCCGGCGGCATGGGTAATTCGGTTACGGGTGGGTTGGATGGTGTGGGTAAAAAGGTTACATATCCCCGCCGACAGGAGGAACCGATGGTATTGAACCCCGACATGCCCGACCGCAAGGGCGCGGCATCTCGCCTTTCGCCGTGGCTGGTGGTGGGCATGGCCATGATTCTGGCGCTGGCCGTGGTGGTCCTTGCGGTGCGCAACACCCAGCGTGAGCGACGGCACATGTCGCAGAATCTCATGGACCGGGCGGAAGCGCTGATCTGGGCGCTGGAGGCGGGCACGCGGATCTGGATGGGCAAGAGCGGGGGCGGGCAGCATTTGCAGGCCCTGCTGGCGGAAACCGCCAGGCAGCCGGGCATCGCCTACATGGCCGTGGTGGACGGGCGCGGCGTCATCATCGCCCACAGCAACAGGGACAGCATAGGGCAGCCCCTGCACGCGGCGGAGGACGGCGGCATTCCCGCAACCACGCAGGAGAGGCAGTGGCGCACCATTGAAACCCCTTCCGGCAAGGTTTTCGAGGTGTACAAGGTGTTCTCGCCGTCCCTGCCGCTGCTGCATGATGCCGGGCACGCCCCCGGCTCCAGTTGCACGGACGGTGGCGGGTCTTCTCCGCCAACCCCTTCGGGATATGGCGAAAGTGGGGCGGAACGGCACGACATCTTCGTGGGGCTTGCCGTGGCGCCGTTCGAGGAGGCGCTGACGGAAGACCTGCGCAATGCGGCCATGTTCGCCCTGCTGGTGGTCACGCTTGGCTTCGGGGGATTCATCTCGCTGTTCTGGGCGCAGAACTACCGGCTGTCGCGCAGGCTGCTGCGGGATACGCGGGCGTTCGCGACGGAGGTTGTCACCCAGCTTCCCGTGGGTCTGCTGGTCACTGACGGGGATGACGCCATCACCATGGCCAACGCCTCGGTGGCGGCCATGCTGGGGCAGAAGCAGGAGCGGCTGGAAGGTTCCCCCCTGGGCGGCAGGTGGGGCGTGGACTGGCGTGGGGCCTGCGACGACCTTGCCGCGGGAAAGCCCGTCATGGAGCGGGAATGCGAACTGGTGGCGGAGGACGGAAGGGTGGTCCCCGCAAGCCTCAGCGCCTCGCGCATCGTCAATGAAGACGGCGAATTCCTGGGCCACCTGTTCATCCTGCGCAACCTGGAGGAAGTGAAGCGCCTGCAAGACCAGTTGCGGCGCAACGAACGGCTGTCCGCGCTGGGCAACCTGGCTGCGGGCGTGGCCCACGAGATCCGCAACCCCCTCAGTTCCATCAAGGGCTTCGCCACCTATCTCGCGGGGCGGCTTCAGGACGACGGCAAGGGCAGGGATGCGGCCCGGCTCGTCGTGCAGGAGGTGGACCGGCTGAACCGCGTGGTCTGCGAACTGCTGGAGTTCGCCCGTCCCGGCGTGCCGGACCTGCGTGAGGTGCACGTGGACACGGTCATCGAGCGGTCCGTGCGACTGGCCGCAACCGATGCGGCGGCACGGGGCGTGGATTTGCGCTGCGAGCCGGGCCCCGCGCTGCCTTTGGCCTTCCTGGATGCGGAGCGGTTCACCCAGGCCCTGCTGAACCTGTTGCTGAACGCGGTGGAGGCCACGCCGCCGGGCGGAAGCGTGGAGGTGCGCGCCGCCGCCCGGTCGGAAAAAGGGCCGGAAAAAGGGCCGGAAAAAAGGGCGGAGAGGGGGCCGGGCGGCAAGCCGGATGCAGGGCCCCGCGCATGGCTGGACGTTCAGGTGGCCGACACCGGACGGGGCATGTCGCCAGACGTGCTGAAGGAGATATTCAACCCCTATTTCACCACCAAGCCCTCCGGAACGGGATTGGGGCTGGCCATCGTGCACGGGGTGGTGGAAGCGCACGGCGGGTCCATAAAGGTCGAGAGCCAGCCGGACAGGGGAACCACCGTGACCATATCGCTGCCGCTGCGGCGGCCTGCATGAGGAAGGCATGACCAGAACATCCGGCACGCGGCTGCTGGTGGTGGACGACGACGCCACGCACCGCGGCATGTTGCAGACCCTGCTGGCCGACTGGGGCTACCGCACCGAATGCGCCGGTGACGGCGAAACCGCCGTCACCCTGTGCAGGGAAGCCCCGTTCGACCTCATCCTGATGGACCTGCGCATGGGCGTGCTGTCCGGCATCGGCGCGCTGCGGGAAATAAGGGCCTACAACCCGGCCATCCCCATCCTGATAATGACGGCATATTCCAACGTGGAGTCCGCCGTGGACGCCATCAGGTCCGGGGCCTACGACTACCTGACCAAGCCGCTGGACTTCGAGGAACTGCGCCTGACGCTGGAACGCGCGCTGGACCACGCCGCCCTGCGCGACGAGAACGCCGCGCTCAAGACCACGCTGGCCGCATCGTTCGATCCGGCGGGCATCATCGGGCAAAGCCAGTCCATGCACCGGCTGATGGACATGATGGCCTCCATCGCGCCATCGGAAGCCACGGTGCTGGTCACGGGCGAGTCCGGCACCGGCAAGGAACTCATCGCGCGGGCCATCCACGCCAACAGCCAGCGGCGGCATGGCCCTTACGTGACGGTGAACTGCGCGGCCCTGACGGAAACGCTGCTGGAATCCGAGTTGTTCGGGCACGAGAAGGGCGCGTTCACCGGTGCGGAAAAACGGCGCGAGGGGCGCTTTCAGTCTGCGGACAAGGGGACCATCTTCCTCGACGAGATAGGCGAGACCTCGCTGCCCATGCAGGCCAAGCTGTTGCGCGCCATTCAGGAGCGCGAGATACAGCGCGTGGGCAGCGACCAGACGCTTCGGGTGGACGTGCGCATCATCGCCGCCACCAATCGCGACCTGAGGGCAGAGGTGGAAGCGGGGCGCTTCAGGCAGGACCTGTACTACCGGCTCAACGTGGTCACCCTGCACGTTCCGCCCCTGCGCGAACGGGTGGAGGACATCCCGCTGCTTGCGGGGCACTTCTTGCGCAGGTTCACCGAAAAGAACGGCAAACGGGTGAAGGGCTTCACGCCGCAGGCCATGGACAGGTTGCTCAAGCACGACTGGCCGGGCAACGTGCGCGAACTGGAGAATGCCGCGGAGCGTGCCGTGGTGCTGCTGGTGGGGGAATACATCAGCGAACGGGAACTGCCCCACGCCATCGCGGGGGAAGATGGGGACGCGACGTGCGCGGTGCCCCGGTTCAATGGCATGACGCTGGAGGAAATCGAGCGGGCGGCCATACTGGACGCCATGGACGTCTCGGAAGGCAACAAGAGCGAGGCCGCCCGGCGGCTGGGGATTACCCGCAAGACCCTGCATGCCAAGCTGAACCGCTACGCCGACGACGAACAGTGACGCAGGGGGGCGGGGTGTCGGCCCGTTCGGCGACCCGTTTGGCGACCCGTTTGGCGACCCGTTTGGCGACCCGTTGGCAGGATGGTCCGGCGGCCTGCTGGCTGGCTTGCCCGTGCGATTGTCCGGCGGCTTGCCCGGGGCCTTGTCCGGTGTCTTGTTGGCGCTCCGTTGGCCAGCTTGCCCGGCGCACCTGCCCCCGGCGCGCTGCCGCCAGCAACGCAAAGGCGGCCGGAACCCTTTCGGATTCCGGCCGCCGTGCCTTTCGATGAACATGTCGCCCGGCTGTGCGCCGCGCGGCCACGCCTTCTCTCTGCGTGCCTTTCGGCTACTTGCTCTTCTTTTTGGCGGCTTCCATCTGGTAACGCTTCTGGGCGGCCAGGATGGTCTTGCGCAGACGGATGGACAGGGGGGTCACCTCCACCATTTCGTCCTCGCGCACGAAGTGCAGGGCGCGCTCCAGGGTCATGGGCCGCACGGGGGTAAGGATGACGTTCTCGTCCTTGCCCGAGGCGCGCATGTTGGTGAGCTTCTTTTCCTTGGTGGGGTTCACGTCGATGTCGTTTTCGCGGTTGTGCTCACCGCAGATCAGCCCTTCGTACACCGGGTCGCCGGGCACGCAGAACATTTCGCCGCGCGGCTCCAGGTTGAACAGGGCGTAGGCCACGGCGTTGCCCGAACGGTCGGACACCAGCGAACCGGTGAACCGGGTGGGGAAGTCGCCGCGATACGGCTCGTACCCTTCAAGGTACGAGTTCATGATGCCGGTGCCCTTGGTGTCGGTAAGGAATTCGTCGCGGTAGCCGATGAGCCCGCGCGAGGGCACGGAAAACTCCAGCCGCACGCGGCCCGTGCCGTTGTTGGCGCAGTTGGTCATGCGGCCCTTGCGGATGGACAGCTTTTCGGTGACCACGCCCATGAACACCTCGTCGCAGTCCACGTACAGGTGCTCGATGGGCTCCAGGCGCTCGCCGTCCTTCTCGCGCATGATGACTTCCGGACGGCCCACGCACAGCTCGAAGCCTTCACGGCGCATGGTTTCGATAAGGATGGCCATCTGGAATTCGCCG encodes the following:
- a CDS encoding SHOCT domain-containing protein, with protein sequence MSGYPHHFSGAFWHNLHVDSSLVVAGIALVALACLFVARSRRAADCRADRNDSMDILNRRLARGEITLEEYNTLKGAF
- a CDS encoding ATP-binding protein, which translates into the protein MVLNPDMPDRKGAASRLSPWLVVGMAMILALAVVVLAVRNTQRERRHMSQNLMDRAEALIWALEAGTRIWMGKSGGGQHLQALLAETARQPGIAYMAVVDGRGVIIAHSNRDSIGQPLHAAEDGGIPATTQERQWRTIETPSGKVFEVYKVFSPSLPLLHDAGHAPGSSCTDGGGSSPPTPSGYGESGAERHDIFVGLAVAPFEEALTEDLRNAAMFALLVVTLGFGGFISLFWAQNYRLSRRLLRDTRAFATEVVTQLPVGLLVTDGDDAITMANASVAAMLGQKQERLEGSPLGGRWGVDWRGACDDLAAGKPVMERECELVAEDGRVVPASLSASRIVNEDGEFLGHLFILRNLEEVKRLQDQLRRNERLSALGNLAAGVAHEIRNPLSSIKGFATYLAGRLQDDGKGRDAARLVVQEVDRLNRVVCELLEFARPGVPDLREVHVDTVIERSVRLAATDAAARGVDLRCEPGPALPLAFLDAERFTQALLNLLLNAVEATPPGGSVEVRAAARSEKGPEKGPEKRAERGPGGKPDAGPRAWLDVQVADTGRGMSPDVLKEIFNPYFTTKPSGTGLGLAIVHGVVEAHGGSIKVESQPDRGTTVTISLPLRRPA
- a CDS encoding sigma 54-interacting transcriptional regulator, whose translation is MTRTSGTRLLVVDDDATHRGMLQTLLADWGYRTECAGDGETAVTLCREAPFDLILMDLRMGVLSGIGALREIRAYNPAIPILIMTAYSNVESAVDAIRSGAYDYLTKPLDFEELRLTLERALDHAALRDENAALKTTLAASFDPAGIIGQSQSMHRLMDMMASIAPSEATVLVTGESGTGKELIARAIHANSQRRHGPYVTVNCAALTETLLESELFGHEKGAFTGAEKRREGRFQSADKGTIFLDEIGETSLPMQAKLLRAIQEREIQRVGSDQTLRVDVRIIAATNRDLRAEVEAGRFRQDLYYRLNVVTLHVPPLRERVEDIPLLAGHFLRRFTEKNGKRVKGFTPQAMDRLLKHDWPGNVRELENAAERAVVLLVGEYISERELPHAIAGEDGDATCAVPRFNGMTLEEIERAAILDAMDVSEGNKSEAARRLGITRKTLHAKLNRYADDEQ